The following coding sequences are from one Salvelinus sp. IW2-2015 unplaced genomic scaffold, ASM291031v2 Un_scaffold16525, whole genome shotgun sequence window:
- the LOC112080836 gene encoding zinc finger protein 135-like isoform X1 encodes MYSPHAKEEVCWTEKEGLWPNIVVKDEKEEKYVTIQKQVEGEAVTVKEEEKDVSVKEEEKDVSVKEEEDTFRVKEEEEDVTVKEEEEEKEEDAVFEVKEEEGEMTVILTEESGDLITSREGPDSHSDSGETPSGEPDPETPKPARQHHCSQCGKNFKWLRNLKVHERTHTGENPYDCSHCGKSFTKLGNLKEHERTHTREKCFQCSQCGKGFTQLRYLKQHEEIHTEDRKTYHCSQCGKIFTGLGNLKIHMRIHSGDKPYHCSHCVKSFTQLGSLKTHERGHTGEKPYHCSHCGKNFRWYVSLKEHERIHTGEKPYHCSNCEKSFTHQGSLKVHERIHSGEKPYQCSRCEKSFTRLGSLKRHERIHTGEKPFQHTKTQEEKTYHCSHCEKTFSQSEDLKSHERIERLCSDLCF; translated from the exons ATGTATTCCCCCCATGCTAaagaggaggtctgctggacggagaaagagggTCTGTGGCCGAACATTGTCGTGAAAGATGAGAAGGAAGAGAAAtatgttacaatacaaaaacaagtagagggtgaggctgttaccgtgaaagaagaagagaaagacgtttcagtgaaagaagaagagaaagacgtttcagtgaaagaagaggaagacacgttcagagtgaaagaggaggaggaggatgttacagtaaaagaagaggaggaagagaaagaggaggatgcagtttttgaagtgaaggaggaggagggggagatgactgtCATATTGACAGAGGAGTCAGGAGATCTGATTACCAGca GAGAGGGACCAGACTCTCACTCTGACAGCGGGGAGACTCCTTCAGGGGAACCAGACCCAGAGACGCCCAAACCAGCGCGACAACACCactgttcccagtgtggaaagaattTTAAGTGGTTAAGGAACCTGAAAGTACATGAGAGAACGCATACAGGAGAAAACCCTTACGATTGCTcccactgtggaaagagttttaccaagTTAGGGAACCTAAAAgagcatgagaggacacacacaagagaaaagtgtttccaatgttcccagtgtggaaagggGTTTACCCAGTTACGGTACCTGAAACAACATGAAGAAATACACACAGAAGATAGGAAGACCtaccactgctctcagtgtggaaagatATTTACTGGGTTAGGGAACCTGAAAATACATATGAGAATACACTCTGGAGACAAGCCTTACCACTGTTCCCACTGTGtaaagagttttactcagttagGGAGCCTGAAAACACATGAGAGgggacacactggagagaagccttatcacTGTTCCCACTGTGGGAAGAATTTTAGGTGGTATGTGAGCCTGAAggagcatgagagaatacacacaggagaaaagccgtACCACTGTTCCAATTGTGAAAAGAGTTTTACCCATCAAGGGAGCCTGAAAGTGCATGAGAGAATACACTCAGGAGAAAAACCTTACCAATGTTCCCGGTGTGAAAAGAGTTTTACCCGGTTAGGGAGCTTGAAAaggcatgagagaatacacacaggagaaaagcctttccaacATACTAAGacacaggaggagaagacataccactgctctcattgtgaaaaaacattttcccagtcagaggacCTGAAATCACACGAGAGAATAGAGAGGCTGTGTTCTGACTTATGTTTTTGA